A single Pantoea rwandensis DNA region contains:
- a CDS encoding DNA-processing protein DprA, with translation MNLSPVAQATLLLTSDFSRQSEDEVKPLSNAEWGRFALWLKQQSASPADLLSSGADVMLATWVEPHITRERIETLLSRGHSLALAIERWQRAGLWVLTRSDADYPRLLKQQLRTNAPAVLFGCGDIALLNHPGLAVVGSRNASELDLAFSRQVAGKVASAGVNLISGGARGIDEAAMLGALQHNGTVVGVLSDSLLTAATSAKWRKGLMAGKLLLLSPFYPEAGFTVGNAMARNRYVYCLARSALVVHAGHKGGTLVGAEENLRKKWVPLWVKPTDDVQASNAELVKQGGQWCAAHPDDIDVAQWMSPPRHQPHQPEDLLSRAGYKLPDMTAVVNVAQEPEGIWHPSDFYQIFQAQLPALAAHPVTIEDLGSRTGLHQIQLTEWLQRAVHEGVIEQPTGTNCYQWKRKM, from the coding sequence ATGAATTTATCTCCTGTTGCACAAGCAACTCTTTTATTAACCAGTGACTTCTCGCGCCAGAGCGAGGATGAGGTGAAGCCGCTAAGTAATGCGGAATGGGGACGATTTGCCCTGTGGTTAAAACAGCAATCCGCTTCACCCGCCGATCTGCTCAGCTCTGGTGCTGATGTCATGTTAGCCACCTGGGTAGAACCCCATATCACACGCGAGCGAATTGAAACGCTACTCAGTCGTGGGCACAGCCTGGCGTTAGCGATTGAACGTTGGCAGCGCGCGGGGCTTTGGGTGCTAACGCGTTCTGATGCTGATTACCCAAGGCTGCTTAAGCAACAATTGCGCACCAACGCGCCAGCGGTCCTGTTCGGCTGTGGTGATATCGCTCTGTTAAATCATCCCGGCCTTGCGGTGGTAGGATCGAGGAATGCCAGCGAGCTGGATTTAGCGTTCAGTCGTCAGGTTGCGGGAAAAGTGGCCTCTGCGGGGGTAAATCTGATTTCAGGTGGCGCGCGAGGCATCGATGAAGCCGCTATGCTGGGCGCATTGCAACACAACGGAACCGTCGTGGGTGTCCTCAGTGATAGTCTGCTGACCGCTGCGACCAGCGCCAAATGGCGAAAGGGGTTAATGGCGGGTAAATTACTGCTGCTTTCACCGTTCTATCCTGAAGCGGGCTTTACTGTGGGTAATGCAATGGCGCGCAATCGATACGTTTATTGCCTGGCGAGGAGTGCGCTGGTGGTGCACGCGGGTCACAAGGGCGGGACGCTGGTCGGTGCGGAAGAGAATCTGCGCAAGAAGTGGGTACCGTTGTGGGTTAAGCCTACCGACGATGTACAGGCCAGCAACGCTGAACTGGTTAAACAGGGGGGGCAATGGTGCGCTGCTCACCCCGATGACATTGATGTTGCGCAATGGATGTCGCCTCCCCGTCATCAGCCCCATCAGCCGGAGGATTTATTGAGCCGCGCAGGGTACAAGCTGCCCGACATGACCGCTGTGGTTAATGTGGCTCAGGAACCAGAAGGAATCTGGCATCCATCCGATTTTTATCAAATTTTTCAGGCGCAATTGCCGGCACTGGCCGCCCATCCCGTTACGATCGAGGATCTGGGCTCGCGGACGGGCCTGCATCAGATTCAGCTGACTGAATGGTTGCAGCGCGCGGTGCATGAGGGAGTGATTGAACAGCCGACAGGAACAAACTGTTATCAATGGAAGCGAAAAATGTAG
- a CDS encoding RecQ family ATP-dependent DNA helicase, translated as MKQQQAEALLKVALANDHAQFRRGQWEAIDALVNKQQKLLVVQRTGWGKSSVYFISAKIFRDRGMGPTIIVSPLLALMRNQIESARRLGIVAETLNSSNSSDWQSVTQRVLDNQVDCLLISPERLANDQFIETVLQPIANRIALMVIDEAHCISDWGHDFRPDYRRIVSILRQLPANTPVLGTTATANNRVVADIQQQMGDIVIQRGELIRKSLALQTLILPNQASRLAWLAQVIPTLEGTGIVYTLTVRDAEQVAAWLRTQHIDARAYHGSVEDAGFDSSNDYRQHLENLLLTNQLKVLVATTALGMGYDKPDLSFVLHYQAPASIVAYYQQVGRAGRGIDHAVGVLMSGGEDRDIHQFFRQSAFPAEAQVHDILQVLEESDGLSIRDIEQQTNLRQGQIEKVLKLLSVENPAPVIKVKSQWRRTPVFYQLDRKRIVHLTQQREQEWQEVQAYISQRGCLMTFLRLSLDDADPISCGKCAYCLGRPLIDPKVDAMLAHQAATFLQRAETVLSPKIQVAAQAFEEYGFRGNLPAALRAQEGRVLSRWGDAGWGSRVVAEKAAGHFSDELVSALAELIEQRWQPVPAPKWVCCVPSLRQPQLVADFARRLALRLDLPFIDALQKVKDNPRQRLQNNRFHQCRNLDGAFSTCANLPATAVLLVDDIVDSGWTMAVAAALLQQAGSGIVYPLALATSTVKES; from the coding sequence ATGAAACAGCAACAGGCAGAAGCATTATTAAAAGTCGCACTGGCAAATGATCATGCCCAGTTTCGTCGTGGGCAGTGGGAAGCGATAGATGCACTAGTGAATAAACAGCAGAAATTATTGGTGGTGCAGCGGACTGGTTGGGGTAAAAGCTCCGTCTATTTCATCAGCGCCAAAATTTTTCGCGATCGCGGTATGGGCCCAACCATTATCGTTTCACCGCTACTGGCGCTGATGCGTAACCAAATTGAGTCTGCCCGTCGATTAGGCATTGTGGCTGAAACCCTCAATTCTTCGAACAGCAGTGACTGGCAGTCGGTGACACAGCGCGTGCTGGATAATCAGGTTGATTGTTTACTCATCTCTCCAGAACGTCTCGCGAATGATCAATTTATCGAAACCGTACTGCAGCCGATTGCTAACCGCATCGCGCTCATGGTGATTGACGAAGCGCATTGTATCTCCGATTGGGGGCACGATTTCCGTCCCGATTATCGCCGTATCGTCAGCATTCTAAGGCAATTACCCGCAAACACGCCGGTGCTTGGCACCACCGCTACTGCCAATAATCGTGTTGTTGCAGATATACAGCAACAGATGGGCGATATTGTGATTCAACGCGGTGAGCTGATCCGTAAGAGTCTGGCGCTTCAAACACTCATTCTACCGAATCAGGCGTCACGTCTTGCCTGGCTGGCGCAAGTCATTCCGACTCTTGAGGGAACCGGGATCGTCTACACGCTTACCGTTCGTGATGCCGAACAGGTAGCGGCCTGGTTACGCACGCAGCACATTGATGCGCGCGCCTATCATGGCAGCGTTGAGGACGCGGGTTTCGACAGCAGCAATGACTATCGCCAACATCTTGAGAACTTGCTGCTGACTAACCAATTGAAAGTCCTGGTGGCGACCACCGCACTGGGAATGGGATATGACAAACCTGATTTGAGTTTTGTGCTGCACTATCAGGCGCCTGCTTCGATTGTCGCTTACTACCAACAGGTAGGACGCGCGGGTCGTGGCATCGATCATGCGGTTGGCGTGCTAATGTCTGGGGGGGAAGATCGTGATATTCATCAGTTCTTCCGGCAGTCAGCTTTTCCGGCAGAAGCACAGGTGCATGATATTTTGCAGGTGCTGGAGGAGAGCGATGGTTTGTCGATTCGCGATATCGAGCAGCAAACCAATCTGCGTCAGGGGCAAATTGAAAAAGTACTGAAATTACTGAGCGTTGAAAATCCTGCCCCGGTGATTAAAGTAAAAAGCCAGTGGCGGAGAACGCCGGTTTTCTATCAGTTGGATCGCAAACGTATCGTGCATCTTACGCAGCAGCGCGAACAAGAGTGGCAGGAAGTGCAGGCTTATATCTCACAGCGCGGTTGCCTGATGACGTTTCTGCGATTATCGCTGGATGATGCCGACCCGATATCCTGTGGCAAATGTGCATATTGCCTCGGCCGGCCCTTGATTGACCCGAAGGTGGATGCAATGTTGGCTCATCAGGCTGCGACTTTTCTACAGCGCGCCGAAACGGTGCTGTCGCCCAAAATTCAGGTGGCTGCTCAGGCATTTGAAGAATACGGTTTTCGCGGTAATTTACCTGCTGCCCTGCGTGCGCAGGAAGGTCGGGTGCTTTCGCGCTGGGGAGATGCCGGTTGGGGATCTCGCGTAGTCGCCGAGAAAGCCGCAGGCCATTTCAGCGATGAACTTGTTTCTGCTCTGGCTGAATTGATTGAACAGCGCTGGCAGCCAGTGCCTGCGCCAAAGTGGGTTTGTTGCGTACCGTCGTTGCGCCAACCTCAACTGGTGGCGGATTTTGCCCGCCGATTGGCACTGCGACTCGACTTACCCTTTATAGATGCACTTCAGAAAGTGAAAGATAACCCTCGACAACGTCTGCAGAATAATCGCTTCCATCAATGTCGTAATCTGGATGGCGCGTTTTCCACCTGCGCTAATCTGCCTGCCACGGCTGTGTTACTGGTAGACGATATTGTCGATTCAGGTTGGACAATGGCAGTGGCTGCCGCCCTGCTTCAGCAGGCGGGTAGCGGCATTGTCTACCCACTGGCGCTGGCAACCTCAACGGTGAAAGAGTCATGA
- the ssb1 gene encoding single-stranded DNA-binding protein SSB1, with amino-acid sequence MASRGVNKVILVGNLGQDPEVRYMPNGGAVANITLATSESWRDKQTGENKEITEWHRVVLFGKLAEVAGEYLRKGSQVYIEGQLRTRKWQDQSGQEKYTTEVVVNVGGTMQMLGGRQQGANAGGAPMGGQGGGNNNGWGQPQQPQQQPQGGNQFSGGAQQRPQQQSAPANNEPPMDFDDDIPF; translated from the coding sequence ATGGCCAGTCGTGGCGTAAACAAAGTGATTCTTGTCGGGAATCTGGGTCAGGATCCGGAAGTGCGCTACATGCCAAATGGTGGCGCGGTAGCCAACATTACGCTGGCCACGTCGGAAAGCTGGCGCGACAAGCAAACCGGTGAAAACAAAGAGATTACTGAATGGCACCGTGTTGTGCTGTTCGGCAAACTGGCTGAAGTGGCGGGTGAATACCTGCGTAAAGGCTCTCAGGTTTACATCGAAGGCCAGCTGCGTACCCGTAAATGGCAGGATCAAAGCGGCCAGGAAAAATACACCACCGAAGTGGTTGTTAACGTTGGCGGCACCATGCAGATGCTCGGTGGACGTCAGCAGGGCGCGAACGCAGGTGGCGCACCGATGGGCGGCCAGGGCGGCGGCAATAACAACGGCTGGGGCCAGCCACAGCAACCTCAGCAGCAGCCTCAGGGCGGCAACCAGTTCAGCGGCGGCGCACAACAGCGTCCGCAGCAGCAGAGCGCACCGGCGAACAACGAACCGCCAATGGACTTTGACGACGATATCCCGTTCTAA
- the uvrA gene encoding excinuclease ABC subunit UvrA, producing the protein MDKIEVRGARTHNLKNINLIIPRDKLIVVTGLSGSGKSSLAFDTLYAEGQRRYVESLSAYARQFLSLMEKPDVDHIEGLSPAISIEQKSTSHNPRSTVGTITEIHDYLRLLFARVGEPRCPDHDVPLAAQTVSQMVDQVMAQEEGRRLMLLAPVVKDRKGEHTKTLENLAAQGYIRARIDGEVCDLSDPPKLELQKKHTIEVVVDRFRVRDDLATRLAESFETTLALSGGTAIVADMDDSEAEELLFSANFACPICGYSMSELEPRLFSFNNPAGACPTCDGLGVQQYFDPDRVVQNPELSLAGGAIRGWDRRNFYYFQMLRSLAEHLDFDVEAPFNSLSDKAREVILYGSGKENIEFKYINDRGDTSVRRHPFEGVLHNMERRYKETESNAVREELAKFISNRSCNSCEGTRLRREARHVFVENTNLPTISEMSIGHATDFFRNLKLSGQRAQIAEKILKEIGDRLSFLVNVGLNYLSMSRSAETLSGGEAQRIRLASQIGAGLVGVMYVLDEPSIGLHQRDNERLLGTLIHLRDLGNTVIVVEHDEDAIRAADHVIDIGPGAGVHGGQVVAEGDVNAIMANEASLTGQYLSGKREIAIPQQRVKGDPAKVLKLTGARGNNLKDVTLTIPVGLFTCITGVSGSGKSTLINDTLFPIAQRQLNGATTTEVAPYREIAGLEHFDKVIDIDQSPIGRTPRSNPATYTGIFTPVRELFAVVPEARSRGYNPGRFSFNVRGGRCEACQGDGVIKVEMHFLPDVYVPCDQCKGKRYNRETLEIKYKGKGIHEVLDMTIEEAREFFDAVPALARKLQTLIDVGLSYIRLGQSATTLSGGEAQRVKLARELSKRGTGQTLYILDEPTTGLHFADIQQLLEVLHQLRDQGNTIVVIEHNLDVIKTADWIVDLGPEGGSGGGEILISGTPETVAECEKSHTARFLKPMLKKK; encoded by the coding sequence ATGGATAAGATCGAAGTCCGCGGTGCTCGCACCCATAATTTGAAGAATATCAACCTGATCATCCCTCGCGATAAGCTGATTGTGGTCACCGGTCTGTCGGGTTCCGGTAAGTCTTCGCTGGCGTTTGATACGTTGTATGCCGAAGGTCAGCGTCGCTATGTTGAATCGCTCTCGGCCTATGCGCGCCAGTTTCTTTCATTAATGGAGAAACCGGACGTGGACCATATTGAAGGTCTCTCGCCCGCCATTTCTATTGAGCAGAAATCCACATCGCATAACCCGCGCTCGACGGTCGGCACGATTACTGAAATCCATGACTATCTGCGTCTGCTGTTTGCCCGTGTGGGTGAACCACGCTGCCCGGATCACGATGTTCCGCTGGCGGCACAGACCGTGAGCCAGATGGTGGATCAGGTGATGGCGCAGGAAGAAGGCCGTCGTCTGATGCTGCTGGCACCCGTGGTGAAAGATCGCAAAGGCGAGCACACCAAAACACTGGAAAACCTTGCGGCTCAAGGCTACATCCGCGCCCGTATTGATGGCGAAGTCTGTGATCTGTCAGATCCACCCAAGCTGGAACTGCAGAAAAAGCACACCATTGAAGTCGTCGTGGACCGCTTCCGCGTGCGCGATGACCTGGCGACGCGCTTAGCAGAATCCTTTGAAACCACGTTGGCGCTGAGTGGTGGTACCGCCATCGTCGCCGATATGGATGACAGCGAGGCCGAGGAGCTGCTGTTCTCCGCTAACTTTGCCTGCCCGATTTGTGGCTACAGCATGAGTGAGCTGGAACCGCGCCTGTTCTCGTTCAACAACCCGGCCGGTGCCTGCCCAACCTGCGATGGTCTGGGCGTGCAGCAGTATTTCGATCCCGATCGCGTGGTGCAAAACCCTGAGCTATCACTGGCTGGCGGTGCGATTCGTGGTTGGGATCGTCGCAACTTCTATTACTTCCAGATGTTGCGTTCGCTGGCAGAGCATCTGGATTTCGATGTCGAAGCGCCGTTTAACAGCCTGAGCGACAAAGCGCGCGAAGTGATTCTGTACGGTTCCGGCAAAGAGAATATCGAATTCAAATACATCAACGATCGCGGTGACACTTCGGTGCGTCGCCATCCATTTGAAGGTGTGCTGCACAACATGGAACGCCGTTATAAAGAGACGGAATCCAATGCGGTGCGTGAAGAGCTGGCGAAATTCATCAGTAATCGCTCCTGCAACAGCTGCGAAGGGACACGCCTGCGCCGTGAAGCACGCCATGTATTTGTTGAGAATACCAACCTGCCGACCATCTCTGAGATGAGCATCGGCCATGCCACCGACTTTTTCCGCAATCTGAAACTGAGCGGACAGCGCGCGCAGATCGCCGAAAAAATCCTGAAAGAGATCGGCGATCGTCTGAGCTTCCTGGTTAACGTCGGGTTGAATTATCTGTCGATGTCGCGTTCCGCAGAAACGCTCTCTGGCGGAGAAGCGCAGCGTATTCGTCTGGCAAGCCAGATCGGTGCGGGTCTGGTGGGCGTGATGTATGTGCTTGATGAGCCCTCAATTGGCCTGCATCAGCGCGATAACGAACGTCTGCTGGGCACCTTGATCCACCTGCGCGACCTCGGCAACACCGTAATTGTGGTCGAGCACGATGAAGATGCGATTCGCGCCGCTGACCACGTGATTGATATTGGTCCTGGCGCAGGCGTGCACGGTGGCCAGGTCGTGGCTGAGGGTGATGTGAATGCCATTATGGCTAACGAAGCTTCGCTGACCGGGCAATACCTGAGCGGCAAACGCGAAATTGCCATTCCGCAACAGCGCGTGAAGGGCGACCCGGCGAAAGTGCTGAAACTCACCGGCGCACGCGGTAACAACCTGAAGGATGTCACGCTGACGATTCCGGTTGGCCTGTTCACCTGTATCACCGGCGTTTCGGGTTCCGGTAAGTCTACGTTAATCAACGACACGCTGTTCCCGATTGCACAGCGGCAGTTGAACGGGGCCACCACGACGGAGGTTGCTCCCTATCGCGAGATCGCGGGTCTGGAGCATTTCGATAAAGTCATCGATATCGACCAGAGCCCCATCGGCCGCACGCCGCGCTCGAACCCGGCCACTTACACCGGTATTTTCACCCCGGTGCGTGAATTGTTTGCCGTTGTACCTGAAGCACGTTCCCGTGGCTACAATCCAGGGCGCTTCAGCTTTAACGTGCGCGGCGGACGTTGCGAAGCCTGCCAGGGTGATGGCGTAATTAAAGTCGAAATGCACTTCCTGCCGGATGTGTATGTGCCTTGCGATCAATGCAAAGGCAAACGCTATAACCGTGAAACGCTGGAGATTAAATACAAAGGCAAAGGGATTCACGAAGTGCTGGATATGACCATCGAAGAAGCACGTGAGTTCTTTGATGCCGTACCTGCGCTGGCGCGTAAATTGCAAACGCTGATCGACGTGGGGCTGTCTTATATTCGCCTCGGTCAGTCTGCAACCACGCTGTCAGGCGGTGAAGCGCAGCGTGTAAAACTGGCGCGCGAGCTGTCGAAACGTGGCACCGGGCAAACACTCTATATCCTTGATGAGCCAACCACGGGTCTGCACTTTGCTGATATTCAGCAGTTGCTGGAAGTGCTGCATCAGTTGCGCGATCAGGGCAATACCATCGTGGTGATTGAGCATAACCTCGACGTGATCAAAACGGCTGACTGGATTGTCGACTTGGGTCCGGAAGGCGGCAGCGGCGGCGGCGAAATCCTGATTTCAGGCACACCAGAAACCGTGGCAGAGTGTGAAAAATCCCACACTGCCCGCTTCCTCAAGCCGATGCTGAAGAAGAAGTAA
- a CDS encoding NAD(P)-dependent alcohol dehydrogenase, protein MNITHAYAAQDAKSKLAPFDYKPRELRAHDVQIEVLYCGVCHSDLHQARNEWKNTIFPVVPGHEIVGRVTAVGAHTHKYKVGDLVGVGCLVDSCRSCPSCQRGLEQYCENGFVGTYNGEDRETGAITYGGYSTAMVVDENYVLRVPENLDLAGVAPLLCAGITTYSPLRHWNVGPGKKVGIVGLGGLGHMGVKIAHAMGAHVVLFTTSPSKIEDGKRLGADEVVISKDADQMAQHANSFDFILNTVAAQHDLNPFITLLKLDGNMTLVGAPEHDHPAPQVFNLIFKRRSIAGSLIGGIAETQEMLDFCGKHGITSDIELIAMNQINEAYERMLKSDVKYRFVIDINTLREESAA, encoded by the coding sequence ATGAATATTACGCATGCCTATGCCGCACAGGACGCGAAATCCAAGCTCGCCCCGTTCGACTATAAGCCGCGCGAGCTTCGCGCTCATGATGTGCAGATTGAAGTGTTGTACTGTGGCGTTTGCCACTCTGACCTACACCAGGCGCGCAACGAATGGAAAAACACTATTTTCCCAGTGGTGCCTGGCCATGAAATCGTTGGCCGCGTCACTGCCGTTGGCGCACACACCCACAAATACAAAGTGGGTGACCTGGTCGGTGTCGGTTGTTTAGTTGATTCCTGCCGTAGCTGTCCAAGCTGCCAGAGAGGATTGGAGCAATATTGCGAAAACGGCTTTGTGGGCACCTATAACGGTGAAGACCGTGAAACCGGCGCCATCACTTACGGCGGGTACTCCACGGCGATGGTAGTGGATGAGAACTATGTGTTGCGCGTGCCGGAAAATCTCGATCTGGCTGGTGTGGCACCACTGCTGTGTGCGGGTATCACCACCTATTCCCCACTGCGTCACTGGAACGTTGGCCCAGGTAAAAAAGTGGGCATCGTCGGTCTTGGCGGCCTCGGCCACATGGGTGTGAAAATCGCGCATGCGATGGGCGCACATGTTGTGCTGTTCACCACTTCACCGTCAAAAATTGAAGATGGTAAACGCTTAGGTGCTGATGAAGTCGTCATTTCGAAAGATGCCGATCAAATGGCGCAGCATGCCAACAGCTTTGATTTCATCTTGAATACCGTTGCGGCTCAACACGATCTCAACCCGTTCATCACCCTGTTGAAGCTGGATGGCAATATGACGTTGGTGGGCGCGCCAGAGCACGATCACCCGGCCCCACAGGTGTTTAACCTGATCTTCAAACGTCGCAGCATCGCCGGTTCACTGATCGGTGGTATTGCTGAGACCCAGGAAATGCTGGATTTCTGTGGCAAGCACGGTATCACTTCCGATATCGAACTGATCGCCATGAACCAGATTAACGAAGCCTATGAACGTATGCTGAAAAGCGACGTGAAATACCGCTTCGTGATTGATATCAACACCCTGAGAGAAGAGTCAGCGGCTTAA
- a CDS encoding MmcQ/YjbR family DNA-binding protein gives MNISDLLTYCMSKPGAEQSYKNEWDATQIKSEGVLFAMVHEVKGRPALSLKTSPALADLLREEHSDVFPSEHLNKSHWSTLWLDGSLKDSQIYYLVDASWQQADATRAAGVSHDEDSR, from the coding sequence ATGAACATTTCGGATCTCCTCACCTACTGCATGAGCAAACCAGGTGCGGAGCAAAGTTATAAAAATGAATGGGATGCAACGCAGATTAAAAGCGAAGGCGTACTATTTGCCATGGTGCATGAGGTGAAAGGGCGTCCGGCGCTATCGTTGAAAACCTCGCCAGCGCTGGCTGATTTATTGCGCGAAGAGCACAGTGATGTATTCCCGAGCGAGCATCTCAATAAGTCGCACTGGAGCACGCTATGGCTGGATGGGTCGCTAAAGGATTCGCAGATTTATTATCTGGTCGACGCTTCCTGGCAACAGGCTGACGCCACGCGCGCGGCGGGCGTCAGCCATGATGAGGACTCGCGCTAA
- a CDS encoding amino acid aminotransferase yields the protein MFQNVDAYAGDPILSLMETFKQDPRDNKVNLSIGLYYNEAGIIPQLQAVAAAEERLQAQPHQASLYLPMEGLGPYRNAIAPLLFGKEHPMLKAGRIASIQTLGGSGALKVGADFLKRYFPHSNVWVSDPTWENHIAIFNGAGFDAQTYPWYDEETNGVKFDAFIAKLKTLPKQSIVLLHPCCHNPTGADLTNAQWDETTEVLKAQELIPFLDIAYQGFGAGMEQDAYAIRAIAAAGLPALVSNSFSKIFSLYGERVGGLSIVCESAEESARVLGQLKATVRRNYSSPPNFGAQVVSCVLNDEALLNNWLAEVEAMRLRIIEMRQTLVNVLSTKLPGKNFDYLLKQRGMFSYTGLSAQQVDRLRDEFGVYLIASGRMCVAGLNSRNVNQVAEAFAAVM from the coding sequence GTGTTTCAAAACGTTGATGCTTATGCTGGCGATCCAATTCTGTCGCTGATGGAAACCTTCAAACAGGACCCACGTGACAATAAAGTGAATCTGAGCATTGGCCTCTATTACAACGAGGCGGGTATCATTCCTCAGCTGCAAGCCGTGGCTGCGGCAGAAGAACGCCTGCAGGCGCAGCCGCATCAGGCGTCGCTTTACCTGCCGATGGAAGGCCTGGGCCCATACCGTAATGCGATTGCACCGCTGCTGTTTGGCAAAGAACACCCGATGTTAAAGGCCGGTCGCATTGCTTCCATCCAGACGCTGGGTGGCTCCGGTGCACTGAAAGTCGGGGCGGATTTCCTCAAGCGTTACTTCCCGCACTCAAATGTCTGGGTGAGCGATCCGACCTGGGAGAACCACATCGCGATTTTCAACGGTGCTGGTTTCGACGCACAGACTTATCCGTGGTACGACGAAGAGACCAACGGCGTGAAGTTTGATGCGTTTATTGCCAAGCTGAAAACGCTGCCGAAGCAATCTATCGTGCTGTTGCACCCATGCTGCCACAACCCAACTGGCGCGGATCTGACGAACGCGCAGTGGGATGAAACCACCGAAGTATTGAAAGCGCAGGAACTGATTCCGTTCCTCGATATCGCTTATCAGGGCTTTGGTGCGGGCATGGAGCAGGATGCTTATGCGATTCGCGCGATTGCTGCTGCGGGCTTGCCGGCTCTGGTCAGCAACTCATTTTCGAAAATCTTCTCGTTGTATGGCGAGCGTGTTGGTGGCCTCTCCATCGTGTGTGAGAGCGCAGAAGAGTCTGCTCGCGTGTTGGGTCAGCTGAAAGCGACCGTCCGTCGCAACTACTCCAGCCCACCAAACTTTGGCGCGCAGGTGGTTTCTTGCGTACTGAACGATGAGGCGCTGCTGAACAACTGGCTGGCCGAGGTGGAAGCCATGCGCCTGCGCATCATCGAAATGCGCCAGACGCTGGTCAACGTATTGAGCACCAAGCTGCCGGGTAAAAACTTCGATTACCTGCTGAAGCAGCGCGGCATGTTCAGTTACACCGGTTTAAGCGCGCAGCAGGTTGATCGCCTGCGTGATGAGTTCGGCGTATATCTGATCGCCAGCGGCCGTATGTGTGTGGCTGGCCTCAACAGCCGCAACGTTAATCAGGTGGCCGAGGCCTTTGCTGCCGTGATGTAA
- a CDS encoding YitT family protein, with product MDNVVQPTKIPHSRIEDALAIVLGTLMVSFGVMMLKQAGALTGSTAGIAFLISYLTHLSFGTAFFLINLPFYWLAVRRMGWEFTVKTFCAVGLVSLFTHLHPMFIHFSALNPFYATLFGNVVMGIGFIVLFRHKASLGGINILALWLQDRIGLRAGKLQMAVDTCVVLASLFVVSLPILLASIAGAVILNLIIAMNHRPGRYMV from the coding sequence ATGGATAACGTTGTTCAACCCACTAAAATTCCTCATTCACGTATTGAAGATGCGCTGGCGATAGTGCTCGGCACCTTAATGGTTTCCTTTGGCGTGATGATGCTGAAACAGGCGGGCGCGCTGACTGGCAGCACTGCAGGTATCGCGTTTTTAATCAGCTATCTGACGCACCTCTCTTTTGGTACCGCATTTTTCCTGATTAACCTGCCGTTTTACTGGCTGGCAGTGCGCCGCATGGGCTGGGAATTCACGGTTAAAACGTTCTGCGCAGTGGGGCTGGTTTCACTGTTCACGCACTTGCATCCGATGTTCATCCATTTTTCTGCGCTAAATCCGTTTTATGCGACATTGTTCGGTAACGTGGTGATGGGGATTGGGTTTATAGTGTTGTTTCGTCACAAAGCCAGCCTCGGCGGTATCAACATTTTGGCGCTCTGGCTGCAGGACCGTATCGGTCTGCGTGCCGGCAAACTGCAAATGGCGGTGGATACCTGCGTGGTACTCGCATCGCTGTTCGTGGTGTCGCTGCCGATACTTTTGGCCTCTATCGCGGGCGCGGTGATCCTTAATCTCATCATCGCTATGAATCATCGTCCCGGCCGCTACATGGTTTGA
- a CDS encoding Lrp/AsnC family transcriptional regulator yields the protein MTQVDDYDLKILTLLQSNGRLTNQELSDLVGLSASQCSRRRINLEQANLILGYHARLSPDAVGLGMVGLIEVRLKNHTPDYEESFHRMVAEEDAIVDAFKTTGDADYLLKVAVADLASLSALISQLVAGHQSVAHVKTSVVLSRLKENGLMIIPEHKTRQKSA from the coding sequence ATGACTCAGGTAGATGATTACGACCTTAAGATATTGACACTATTACAATCTAACGGCCGCCTTACCAATCAGGAACTCAGTGATTTAGTCGGTCTTTCGGCGTCTCAATGTTCACGCCGCCGCATCAATCTTGAACAGGCAAACCTCATCCTCGGCTATCACGCACGGCTCTCGCCGGATGCGGTGGGTCTCGGCATGGTGGGCTTAATTGAAGTGCGTTTAAAGAATCACACGCCAGATTATGAAGAGAGTTTCCATCGCATGGTGGCAGAGGAGGACGCGATTGTTGATGCCTTCAAAACCACCGGTGATGCTGATTATCTGCTGAAAGTGGCCGTGGCTGATTTAGCCTCGCTGAGTGCGTTGATCAGTCAACTGGTGGCTGGCCATCAGAGTGTGGCCCATGTGAAAACCTCCGTGGTGTTGAGCCGTTTAAAAGAGAACGGCTTGATGATTATCCCCGAGCACAAAACGCGCCAAAAAAGTGCATGA